The DNA window ACCCCCAGAGCTCCTGGTCACCCCCAACACACAGCCCCCTCCTAGACAGAGACGGTGGGAAGACAAGGCCCTCCTCTGGCCAACCCTCCCagatctctcctttccttttgcaGCCAGTTCACGGAGCCAcaatggggaaggaaagaaaggaaggaaagcaagaTTGGGGGAAAGAAGGGGGCTGGATGGGGAAGGGGCACTCTGGAAGACCTGAATGGGAAGTTAGCGTTATAATCTCCTGTgtcccccacccaaccccctgCCTTCCCAAAAGAGATCCTCTAACCTGAATTAGGCTGGACATTGGACTGAGGGGCTGCTCTCTAGAGCTGCCTGTGTCCATTTCCTCAGATCCCCTTGCCTCCCAAGTTGGAGTTTTCCTCAAGGGTCTATACCCTCTCTCTTTCGCTGTCTCCAAGTAATGTCTCCAGGTCCCTTCCAAGCCCCTTCTCCAACCTGCCTCTCCTTAGGTTTCAGCCTCCTAGAGCCTGGCTGCCCAACTCATCATCCCATCCCTTTGTGCCACCTTTCCCCCCTCACCACCAGGCTGCTTCCACTCACCCAGTCCCCAAAGTGACTTTCATTCCTCCCATCAGCCAACATCCACATTTTCTCAATGACCCAGCTCAAGTCTTATTTTTCCCCTTCCTAtaccttttctttccttagaTGGTTACTGGACACCTGCTATTATAGTCTCTGGGCTAGGTGCCGGGTACACAGGGCTGAACTAGACCCAGTCTGCACTGTCATCTCCAGTGCAAGCGGGAGACAAAAACCAATGGGAAAATCACAGTCAGCATTGGAATTCCCACAAGAGGGACCAAACTCTGGGCACCCAAAGGAGATAGGGTCTGAAAACTTCACAGAGGGAACCTTGAAGTTGGAGTTCATTaggcagaaaaggaagaagagggattCCAGGAGAGGGAACAGTGTTAAGCAGAAGGAAATTATTCCAAGCTCTAGAagggaaaatgggaataaattgcaattcaagtatttatttacCCCCATAAAATATTGCATGCATTCTCAGACCAGTTGTCACTCACTCTCTCGTTGTTACACCCAGattctttcactcaacaaatatttatggagccaGAGATTGTGCTAAGCACTAAGGACAGGAGTAGCACAAAACTGACACAGCTCCTACTTCATGGAGCGCACAGTTCAGTGGGGGAGAAGGACAGGTAAGCAGAGAATTGCCGTACAGAGTGGGAAGTGCCTTGAGAGGGATGTGGGAACACAGAAGCGGAGCACCTCTATCTAGCCTAGCCTAGGCTTGGGAATCAGAGTTGGCCTCCTGAGGAGGTGAAGGCtaagttgaaataaaaattaaaaagctgaggGAAAGCCAGCCGAGTGAAGGGGCAGAAAAAGCAGAAAGCATCTCAAGCAGAGGAACAGTATGTGTAAACAGCCAGAGTTTAAGTCCATGGCCCTTTCGTTCAGTGTGTCATAGTTTCTGTGTGCCTGAGACATGTACCATAAGAGAGGAATAATGAACACTCAAGATGAAGACCAGCCTAAAGGGTTTCCAGAGAGCCTTATGGACCTTGTCTAAGGAGTATGGATTTTATCCTGTGGGTAATGGGAACTACTGAAAGTTTCAGTAGTACTGCCAGGATTAGCTCTGTATTAAAGAGGATGGATTGGAGGACAATCCAATGGAGAGAGGAGCATCCTTTAGAAGGCTATTATATTACATTGGTCCTGATGAAAGATGATGCTGGCGTAGACTAAGCTACTGGCAATGGGGATGGAGAGAATTGGGTGGATTTGACAGGCACTTCTGGAAGTGAAATCAACAGAACTTGATGATTTATTGGAAacggagagggaggaagaggtcaAGGGATGACATCTAGGTTTCTGGCTTAGACAATTGGATGGATGTTGGTGCTGTATAATGAGAAGGATAACAAAGGAACAGAAACAGGTTTGAAGGAGATTGTACATTCAATTTGGAACCCACTGAGTTTAAATGCTGGTAAAATATCCAGGTGGAGTTACCCAGTAAGCTGTTGAATCCAAGGGTCTGGAACATAGGGGAGAGGTATgagttagaaatacaaatttgaaagGTGTTTGTCTAAAGGTGGTAACGGAAGCCATGAGAATAGATTAAATCATACAGAGATTGTgtcagatgcaaaaaaaaaaagaaagaggtccTGAGACAGGACCCTGAGGAagaccagttttttaaaaaattttatttatctatttatttttatacagcaggttcttattagttatctattttatacatattagcatatatatgtcaatcccaatctcccagttcatcccaccaccacccgccccgctttccccctttcgtgtccatacatttgttctctacatctgtgtctctatttctgccttgcaaactggttcatctgtaccatttttctagattccacgttgatatatgatacttgtttttctctttctgacttacttcactctgtatgacagtctctatgtccatccacgtctctacaaatgacccaattttgttcctttttatggctgagtaatattccattgtatatatataccacatattctttatccattcatctgtcgatgggcatttaggttgcttccatgtcctgactattgtaaatagtgctgcaatgaacattggggtgcatgtgtatttttgaattatggttttctctgggtatatgcccaggagtgggattgctgggtcatatggttagttctatttttagttttttaaggaacctccatactgttctccatagtggctgtatcaatttacattcccaccaacagtgcaagagggttcccttttctccacaccctctccagcatttgttgtttgtagattctctgatgatgcccattctaacaggtgtgaggtgatacctcattgtagttttgatttgcatttctctgataattagtgatgttgagcatcttttcatgtgtctcttggccatctgtgtgggaagaccaatttttaaaagccaagcaGAGGAAGGAGAGTCCATGAAGTAGATCTAGATGAGACCATCAGAGAGACaagaaggcaaggaaaaaagaaagtttcaagCAGCGTGGGAGAAGTGATGTCAAATGCTGCCCATATAAGTCAGATAAGGTCATAGCAGCATCCTTCCGATTCAATAACAAGGAAGTCTTAGGAGAAGCTGTGGGTGTTAGGGGGTGGCCACAGTTGGTAGAAGTTTGGGCCACGGGGGAGGGGTTATAAGAAGTGAACCAAGGTGTGCAGATAAAACTTGCCAGAAGTttggtagggagagagagagagacaaagagaaaacaggatAGTGCTAGAAATAACATGGGGCTGAGGAGGATAACATGGGATtgaggaagggtgtgtgtgtgtgtgagcgcacGCTCATGCATGGTTTGTcttttgagtgtgtatgtgttgtaGAGATAAggccattttaaaaatgttgatggGGAATGGGCCGAGAGAGGAAGGTTGAAGTGCAGAAGATAGCAGGGCTAGCTAATAGAGTAAGGGACCTTGAGAAAGCAGAATGTGAAGTGATTCAGAGCACAAGTCATCTAGACGTTGCTGCCCACACACATTTGGATGTGACAGCTGGCAGTCAGAAGCTACCCACAGAGACTCTGTTGGCCACACTCACTCAGCTGTTACCCCGAAAGACGCATCTTACCCAGGCTTACTCCAGTGTTACCGATAGACATATGGATGTTACTCACATTATTCTGATATAATCCACATAGACTTGAATGTTACCCATGTTCACTCAGACGCTACCCACAGAAAAGCAGATGTCACCCACACTCACTTTAATATTGCCCGCTGTCATTCAGATATTACTCATCCATTAAACACACTcgcttttgttttattattatccaCGTACAATCAAATATTACCCATGCTCACTTAAGTAACCCTCCTCCAGATATTACCCATAAAGTCATAGATATTACTCTTACATATTCAGATATTACCCGCAAAGACTCAAATACTACCTATGTTCGCTCAGGCGCTCAGTTATTTTACTCAATAAGATTAACATCTTAATCTGTTAATATCTCATATTCACACTCACTTAAATATTGCCCACATATACTTGCATATTACTTCTGCTCAGTCAGCTATGATCACCATCAGCTGGATATTCCCCCATTCACATACAGACCTCTGAATGTAACCCATGCTTCCTGGAGATGTTACTTACAAAATGAGATGTTATCTGCAGACCCTGGCTCATTCAAATGTTACAACACTTACTCAGATATTACCTAAACTTACAGGCAACCCACACTCAATCAGATATTACCTATAGACACGTAGCTGTTACCCTTCTCCAGATATTGCCTACAGGAATATGTGTTACTCTCACCCACCCAGATATCAGCTCCAAGACTAAAGTATTACCCAATGCTCACTCTGATCTTACCTACATACACACCCTGCATATTATTTCTGCCCCCTCAGTTAGAATCCATTAACATGTGGATGTCCCCATCACCCAGCTGTTACCTACAATCAGCTCGATGCTATCCATGCTCACCACAGAGGCATGGGTACTACTTTGATGCCTGAGTGATGGGTGACCAGATCCAACACACCGTGAATGGCAGGATTTAAAGCATCAGCAGCTTCAGTGTTCTGTGGAATCCTTTCTTAGAAAAgcctgtttttgtttcatgtcaCGTCATCTGGATTTTTCTACCCACACCTCTCTGCCATCATCTGGACAGAAGAAATGCAGATCCTCTAGACCCCAGAAGCAGAACTGAACTGTCCCAGTCTTCTGAGTCCCCTGGTCTGATTTCTGCTCTCCTCTCATCCCCAGCAGAATGAAGCCCACAGATAGACTGTCAAGGCACTAGTGGCTGTACCCCAGGAGGTGCATCTCCCATTCTGCCACCCCTGAAGTCACTGTGGTCATTCATATGCCACCACACAAACATACATggatgcatacacacacacacacacacagagtttcccCTGTTCTTAACATCCTGCATTAGTgtagtacatttgttataattgatgagccaatattgatacattattaactaagttccatagtttacattagggttcactctttgtgttgtatgtTCTATGGGTTTTCAGAAATGTATAATGACAGTTATGCACCATTACAGTACCATATAGAATAgtctcactgccctaaaagtcccctgtgctccacctatttatcCTTCCCTGCCTTTCCCAAGATCCCTAGCTCTAAGATTGCTTTTACTTAGCCTTTTCACATCTCCTAACTGTTCAACAGCAAAGACTTAGAGAGATGGTGATGGCTGGAAATAAAGTAACAGCTGGAAGTGCCCAGTTAAACAGCGAAGCATTGTACAGTTGTTGGTCATTTTTACTGGGACTTTGTCCTCTAGTTTTCAGAGGTCCCCACACAGATTGGGAACTTCGTAATAGAGGGCCTAGCCCCATCTTTCACCTGCACCACAATTAGCCAAGTTCAGGGATACACACGGGATCCATTAgccagatgaatgaatgagaaatgtgCTTTTCACAGTTTAGAATGCCGTACAAACTTGAGGTGTGTTTGTTGAATCAAGAACTAGTTGAAgagagggacttcctggtggtccaatggttaggactcagtgccatcactgccagggcccaggttcgatccctggtcgggaactaagatccttcaagccccgcggcatggccaaaaaaaaaaaaaaaaaaacacaaactagtTGAAGAGAAACATTCAGCGGACAGAGGAGGAAGTGATAGAGAAGATAGAACTAGAGACATTAAGGGGTAGGGGGAGAGAGGCGGAGAGGGGCAACGGACTGGGAGGAGACATAGAGTGCAAGATAGACCACCTGCTCTATTTTTCTGGGTCCAAGGACCTCTCTGACAGAGATCCCCCCCCAAAGTTCTTTAtttccccctacacacacacacgcacacacacacacacatacacctcaAATTGTCACACATAAACCTGCCATAAGCCTTCCCTGCAGAGAGGGGCCCAGCTTCTACATGAGACACAGGTGGTTTGTATATAATAGTAAAAGTAACACATCCAAAATCACAGCCTGTCATTTGCCCCCTCCCTTCCACCAACAAAATCCTCCAACATGGGTCTCTAAAGAGACAGAGGCAGCAAGGAGAGTGCATGCTGGAGCTTTAGAAGCAGAGGTGAGAGATGGATGAGGAGGGACAGAGCAGGTGCATTTATGTGGAGAGTGACCGAGATCCATTTAAGATTCATCAGCAAGCAGGTGTTAACAGCTCCTGTGCAGGGGACATTATGCCAAAGGCTAGGGACATGCTGGAGAACGTGATGGGCATTGCCCTTGTGCTCAAGAGCTCATAGTCTAGTGGTGGAGATAGAAAATGAACAGAATAATACAGTGAGAAATGCCATGGTAGAGTATAGAGGGAGACAGCATCATGAATGACAGAGAAGGGAGGAAGCGGTAGAAGGCAAAGCATTTTAGAGATCTAGAGACTGGCTTCTATTCTGAATCGGCTCCTAACTTACTGGGTGCTCTGAACAAGTAATATCACTGCTGAGTTCAGTTAGGGGATCTCTTGTAAGTAGCACTTACTCGAAGTCTACAACAACTTCTGAATAAGTACAAACTATTGTTATGAGAAAACAGTTTAATTTGGGAGCTCAGGCCAAAGTCAGCCAATGTATGGGGCTATGAAAAAGGGCCCTGCAGCTCTgggcccttccctccccccaacttGGCAGACTCtgtccctgccctctctccctccaagcTCCAGTCTCCCTCATGCTGAGGCCATGGGTATGGGTGACTGGGTCCagtttaatttaattcaattcaattttgTCTGGGTTTGCTTGGCTGTGATATGGAAGCCCAATGATGAATCCTTCTCCCAATAGGCAATGACAAAAATGAATGGGGTCAGCCCTTTGTCTAGCCCAGCAACACTACATGTCCCTCCTGTGAGCTCCCAGAGCACTCTGTGTATTCCTCAACTTCACTCCTTATCACACCATGTGACAATTATCTGTTTATACATCTGAGTTTCcctctagactgtgagctctcAGATGAGAGCTCACAGGGCATTTGCCATGTCCTCTTTGTCCCCAGGGCCTGGTATAAAGGGAGTCCTCTGTAAATGCTTGTGGAGTGAGAATGAATGTttatagataattaaaatataaggCAGAAAGTAAACGGTTCTAACAGATGTGTAGGGAACATGCATGGTCAGAGGAAGGGGAGATTAGCTCCAAATAAGGTGTCCAGAAAGGCCTAACAGAGGAGGGGGCAGTCTGTCTGAGCCTTGAAAGACAATGGTGAATAGAAATTTACCAGATAACAGAAAACAAGTTTGTTATTGAAAGTCATTAATGGGGGGGAGGTATTAATagtcggggggcgggggcagcgaAAGCATTTTAGGCTGAGAAACTGACATGAGCAAAGGAGAGAATCATGAATGCACATGATGCCTTCCAGAAACTGAGTCATCCGGTGACTTAAGTTGGGTGCATTgcagggaggaagtggggggaggaagagggcagtTCTGGGAGAATCTGGATGACAAGCTAAAGGGTTGCAGACAGGTGAGAGTAGGTGAagggtctttttgtttgtttgttttgttgtcattgttgttttttaagacaaTAAAGACATGTTCAGACCTGCGTTTCAAAAGATAGTGGGTGGTCAACTGGGTCAAATGCTGCCGGGAGGTCAAGTAGAATAAGCTGAGAAGAGACCTGTGGATTTAGCAGTTAAAGCTCAGTAACCTTGAGAAGTGTCCAAACAGTAATGGGGGAACAGGTCACTGGATTGTAACAGTTTGAGGGGTGAATGAAAAGATGGAAGTAATCTTTTCAAGAAGTTTGGCtgcaaagagaaggaaggatttggAACAAAGCTTGAGAAGTGACAGGCTTTCTTAAGGAAAGGTAGAGTTAGACCACTTTAACTAGGCCTCCAGGGGTTAGAAAGGTAAAGGATTCAAATTCACCATTTACTGAGTGGGTCCtaggggttgggggcgggggcggggattTGGAAAGCAGGGGATCTGGCTGGGTAGTGGCGGTTGGAGGACTGGGGATAAGTGAAATTGGAGAGCTGGGCTGAGTGGGGGCCAGGACCCCTACTGCCACCTCCCCTTTTTCCTACCCAGAATTGGAGCTGGCCATTAGGGTCACCCTCTACGCTGTGATCTTTCTGATGAGTGTCGGAGGAAATGTGCTCATCATCGTGGTCCTGGGACTCAGCCGCCGTCTGAGGACCGTCACCAACGCCTTCCTGCTCTCACTGGCAGTCAGCGACCTCCTGCTGGCCGTGGCTTGCATGCCCTTCACCCTCCTGCCCAATCTCATGGGCACATTTATCTTTGGCACAGTCGTCTGCAAGGCGGTTTCCTACTTCATGGGTAGGTGAACAACTGACCTGCCTCCCTTGCCCCTCTCCTCTTCTAAAGTCCTTGCCGGATGTAGGGGGTCTTTCTCCGTCAGCGGGTATGGAAGTCACACTGGTGAGTGTGTCGTACAAGTTTCCTAGGTgaccccttcctcttcccttgcTAGGCGTGTCTGTGAGCGTGTCCACGCTAAGCCTCGTGGCCATCGCCCTGGAGCGGTACAGCGCCATCTGCCGACCACTGCAGGCGCGTGTGTGGCAGACGCGCTCACACGCGGCTCGAGTGATCGTAGCCACGTGGATGCTGTCCGGACTGCTCATGGTGCCCTACCCGGTGTACACTGCCGTGCAGCCAGCGGGACCTCGTGTGCTGCAATGCATGCATCGGTGGCCCAGTGCGCGAGTTCGCCAAACCTGGTGAGGGTCCCTAGTACccattcctgggaattcccttctccatctccatcaGATACTCACGAGTATTACCCAGAATCTCCCTCCAGCTGCTCTAACAATTACCACTACAATTCCCTTTCCCACCACCCTGGGATTCCCATTCGGGGCTTCTCCCCAGGTCTCTAACCCTTCCCGGCCGCATACCCAAATCCTACTTCCACCTCTGGGGCCTGGTCACCAGCCCTAGAAACATCAACCCTTGGGTCTTCCTGCATCTGTGATTAGAGCTGGACGGAGACCCGCGTGATTGGTCTGTGCTCTGTCTCTAGGTCGGTactgctgctcctgctgctgtTTTTCGTGCCCGGGGTGGTTATGGCGGTGGCCTACGGGCTTATCTCCCGCGAGCTCTACTTAGGGCTTCGCTTTGACGGTGACAGTGACAGCGGGAGCCAGAGCAGGGTCGGAAGTCAAGGAGGACTGCCCGGTGGGACCGGACGAGGTGGGTGAAATCCAGGAGGGGCGGGACTTTGGGAAGAGGCGGGACATAAAGTGGGTGGGGCGGAAAGGTGTGTGAGTAGGAAGAGAGACTGGAAATGGGGCGGGTTGGGGGGAGACCGCTGGAGATTTGGAGAGCTCAGCCTTCTGTTCTGACCGCCCACTGCCTGTGCTCAGGTCCTGCCCACCCGAACGGGCGTTGCGGGTCGGAGACCCGGCTGGCTGGTGAGGACGGCGATGGCTGTTACGTGCAGCTTCCGCGCTCCCGGCCTGTACTGGAGCTGTCCGCGCTGACCGGACCCACGCCTGGGCCAGGATCCGGCACCCGGCCGGCCCAAGCCAAGCTGTTAGCTAAGAAGCGCGTGGTGCGGATGTTACTGGTGATCGTTGTGCTTTTTTTCCTGTG is part of the Balaenoptera musculus isolate JJ_BM4_2016_0621 chromosome 8, mBalMus1.pri.v3, whole genome shotgun sequence genome and encodes:
- the CCKBR gene encoding gastrin/cholecystokinin type B receptor, whose product is MELLKPNRSVPGYGPGPAASLCRPGGPLLNGSGTGNLSCEPPRIRGAGTRELELAIRVTLYAVIFLMSVGGNVLIIVVLGLSRRLRTVTNAFLLSLAVSDLLLAVACMPFTLLPNLMGTFIFGTVVCKAVSYFMGVSVSVSTLSLVAIALERYSAICRPLQARVWQTRSHAARVIVATWMLSGLLMVPYPVYTAVQPAGPRVLQCMHRWPSARVRQTWSVLLLLLLFFVPGVVMAVAYGLISRELYLGLRFDGDSDSGSQSRVGSQGGLPGGTGRGPAHPNGRCGSETRLAGEDGDGCYVQLPRSRPVLELSALTGPTPGPGSGTRPAQAKLLAKKRVVRMLLVIVVLFFLCWLPVYSANTWRAFDGPGAHRALSGAPISFIHLLSYASACVNPLVYCFMHRRFRQACLDTCARCCPRPPRARPRPLPDEDPPTPSIASLSRLSYTTISTLGPG